The Yersinia entomophaga nucleotide sequence GTTTTGCCGCTACGGCCTGGTCGGGTTATGGAGCGGAAACCTACGGTGGTCGCTGGAATCATAAAGGCCACAGCGCGATTTATCTGGCCAGCAGTATTTCTCTAGCAATGTTGGAAACACTGGTTCATGTTGAAGATAGCGCCACTCTGAACGATTTTAATCTGTTTCAAATCGCGATTCCGGATAACGCTATTATGGCCTTGCAACAGGAAGATTGGCCTCGAGGATGGCGAGACGATCCGGCTCCGGTGGCGACGATGGATATCGGCACGGAATGGTTAAGCTCAGTTTCCTCCGTGGGATTACTGGTTCCATCTACGTTGGTGCCGCTGGAGAGAAATGTGCTGGTTAATCCCAAACATCGTGATTTCCCCCCTTGTCTCACCAGCGTCACCCCACTCGACTTCAGTTTCGACCCGCGCCTCAAATAGCCCGAAATAAATGGCCTTAGCGCTGTTTGTCTTTCTTAGGCAGCGTATTCTTCAGCTGCGTAATCAATTGACGACGGAAATCCCCCAGTTTTGGCTTATCATCATCCATCCAGGGCAGCGGGCGACATAACTCCATCGCTTTGATCCCCAAACGCGCGGTGAGTAAACCCGCACCGATTCCCTGCGCCGCCCGAGCGGATAAACGCGCGGCCAGATCCTGCGATAGCCAGTCCATACCGACTTCCCGCACTAATTCCGACGCACCGGCAAAGGCAATATTCAGTAAAACCAAACGGAACAGGCGTAAACGACTGAAATAGCCAAGTTCAATTCCATACAACGCGGCAATACGATTGATTAATCGAATGTTTCGCCAAGCGATAAAAGCCATATCCACCAGCGCCAGAGGGCTGACGGCGATCATCAGCGCCGATTCTGCCGCATAGCGGCTTATTTCAGATCGAGCCTGATTATCCAACGTCGGTTGTACTAATTTGGCATAGAGTTCAACCACTTCCCGATCGTTATGCGTTTCATGCAGCGAGGCTTGCCAGCGCTGTAACGCCGGATGTCCCTGAT carries:
- a CDS encoding YcjF family protein yields the protein MNEPLKPRIDFQQPLQPIEEPKLKTGQTFSGSAAENFLPVDPVLDADEAEGRAEGLVSAALKPKRSLWRKMVTAGLMLFGVSVVAQAVQWVNQAWQQQDWIALGTTVAGGLIVFAGIGSVVTEWRRLYRLRQRAEERDVARELLVSHGLGRGRQFCEKLARQAGLDQGHPALQRWQASLHETHNDREVVELYAKLVQPTLDNQARSEISRYAAESALMIAVSPLALVDMAFIAWRNIRLINRIAALYGIELGYFSRLRLFRLVLLNIAFAGASELVREVGMDWLSQDLAARLSARAAQGIGAGLLTARLGIKAMELCRPLPWMDDDKPKLGDFRRQLITQLKNTLPKKDKQR
- a CDS encoding RES family NAD+ phosphorylase, which codes for MMLYRIVHNRFAATAWSGYGAETYGGRWNHKGHSAIYLASSISLAMLETLVHVEDSATLNDFNLFQIAIPDNAIMALQQEDWPRGWRDDPAPVATMDIGTEWLSSVSSVGLLVPSTLVPLERNVLVNPKHRDFPPCLTSVTPLDFSFDPRLK